The Zea mays cultivar B73 chromosome 7, Zm-B73-REFERENCE-NAM-5.0, whole genome shotgun sequence DNA segment TAGAATAGAATAGAATAAAAGAATATGTCCAGAATCTCTTAGATATGGTACAGTGTGATTGCAGTCACATTTTTGTGGTGTGACACATTTGCCTAAGATTAGTTCTGATAAATTATAGCTCGGAAGCGAACACGCCCCATGTTTAGATATTTTATATTATATTGCACAAAGGATATATATACAATACTAGGTACCATCATACTCCCtacgtttctttttagttgtcgctgaatAGTTCAATTTGCACTATCCAGTGACAGCTAAAACGAAACGGTGGGAGTATAAAAGAACAATACAATTTTAGTTATAAAGATATGAAAAAAATATGAGTACAATGTCAATATGTTCGAGACAGAATAGACATACTATACAAATATATTCGATGCTGAATACAATAATAATACTTTTTGTGGTATTATTAATATCATTGATACTTTTTTTACAAACTCGATTAACACTATTTTTAGACATTGTAGCACACATTAATTAATACAGTATCCAAAACAGAGAAGATAAGGAGGAGATTCGATAGTACACGCACCATATGGTTTGATACCACTACCATGCACTAATAACTAGGTGCATTATTACCATTACAAAGTTTAATAGTGCTAGTAACTCCCTCAATCAGAGAGATGATAAATGTTGTTTAGGATTAGGAAGCAACTCGGGCAGGTGCATCAAGTGTCTTGTCATAGTCCTCAATAGATTTCACCAGATGAATGACGTTATCCTTGGCAAACCCGCCGCAGCCACCCTTCTGGTATTGCCTCCCGCTCTCGTCTATCTCCACGCACCCGATCCTTTGGATAAACTCCAAGAGCAAGGTTGGCCTGTATAAGCAAGTTTTGTTGTtaggttttttttaaaaaaaatggtaGATACAGATTAAATCTAGATCTATAAATTACTAAGTTTTCCAGATTTTCTAGGCACACTATTTTATGAATATCATATGATGTTTTAATAGAATGCATTTTTAAGAAAAAAAATGTTATAATATTTTAGAGATTAAAACTAATATAATTATTTTAGAAAAAAATAGAAAACCCACCTCTAAGACTAAGGGACTGTTTGGTTGTTTTTCAATCTATGTGGATTGGATggtattgagtcggtttaaatctATAAATCTATAGCAAGTCAAAATTCATCTCAATAATCCCACTACAATCCATATAGAGCGTATCTAATATCTTGTTTTAATAGTTAAGGAATGAAAGTCGAACTTCCGTGTAAGTTAAACGTACAAAATACATAGGTCCTTGAAGATTATGGTCGACATGCACATGTAACTCGTTTCGTTGTGGTAGttttttttttaagaaaaaacaCTAATGGATAGATTCTGTTGTACTGTATTAGGTTTTTTTAGTAGCAGGAGAACATGGATGTAATTAGCTAGTCGACAACAATAAACATGCATGCAAAGGACGCGATGATTGCCTGTCTCCAGTAGCCTTGGTGAAGATTAATTAAGTCAACATGCATATGTTACTCGTTTCGTTTGCTGTAGCTTTTTTTaagaaaaataataatataatGGATCGATAGATTCTGTTGGGCTGTAATTAGTCGAAGATTTTATGTCAATAAACACGCATGCAAAGCATGCGACTATTACCTGTCTCCAGCAGCCTTGGTGAAGATTTGGAGCACAACACCTCCATTGTCACCCTTGTCCACCCGCACGCCGAGCTCTTGGCACTCCTTAATCTGTGCCTCCGACAGCACGTCCCCGGCGAGCCGCCTTACGCCGTCATAGTAGCTGGGCGGCGGTGGTGGCAGGAGCTCGAAGCCGCCCATGGAGGACCGCGCACGTATCTCCCTCAGCGTGCCGATAAGGTCGTCGCTGGCCATCGCCAGGTGCTGCACGCCAGGGCCGCCGTGGTGGTCCAGGAACGTCTGTATCTGGCTGCGGCGCTTGGTGCCCTGCACCGGCTCCAGGAGCGTGAGGAGCACGTGCTCCGAGCTGTTGGCGAGCACCAGCCCGTTGAGCGAGCTCTCGGCCGTGCCCACCTCGTTCCCGTTGACCCTGTGGAATTCATGGAAGCCAGTGAACCCGGCGATGTACGCGGCGACCGGAGCCAGGTCCGGCACGCCGCCGACGATGTGGTCGAAGCGGTTGAGTCCGTAGTCCGGACACTCTGCTGACGAGCTGGCGACGTTCTCGAACCCAGGGAGGAAGGACACGTCCGTGCCGTCCGGGTAGCTCACGAAGCGGAGCACGGCGTCTCCGTAGAGCTCCACCTCCGCGAACACGAAGCCGTGGCCGAGCTCAGCGGGGGCGAAGGCCGGGCGCGCGCCCGCGTCGACGCTGGCGCGGAACGCCTCGGCGGCGTCGGAGACACGGATCGCGACGGCGCGCACCGCGAGGCCGTAGTCGGCGGCGAAGCGGCGCGCGGCGTCCGCGGAGAAGGACGGCAGCACGGAGCTGGACGACGCGGCCGTCGCGTCGTCGTCTGCGCCGTGCTGCGCCGCGTACGGGGCGGTGAAGAGGAACGCGAGAGGCCCCGAGCGCGAGCGTAGCAGGCGGGAGGCGTGCGCGGTGTTCCCCGTGGTGAGGTCAGACTGCGCGGCAAGCGGTACCCCGAGCGCGAAGGAGAAGCGGCCGGCAGCGGAGGCGGCGTCGGCGCACCAGAACTCGACGTGATGGAAGTCGATCACGTGGAAGCGGTCGGTGCCCGCGAAGTCGGCAGCACGGTCCGCGGTGACAACGGGCGTCACTGGGTGCAGCGTCTTGGTTGCTCGGAGAGCTGTCGGGAGTTGTCGACGTGTTGGCATTGGAAGCGATTGGCGGCGCGGGGTGCATCGTGAACGAATGCTGCTGGAGGGTTTAGAGTTCGGCAGGAGGGCATGGGCGAAAACCGAGGaggccgaattttttgtattttagcccctaAACTGAAGTAaattcacgtttagacctaaaaaaattttaaatgcagttttggacccttagctcggcgccataggctatggcgccgagctgacacagctcggcgccaccgAGCTGTGACATGGCCGCAACGGCTAGTTGCGTCTAGGGCTTACCTGGCTCTgacgtggcggcggcgcggcttcgtagctcggcgccacagatcttggcgccgagctacgaattcctataaaaacgcccgcgcggctggccgagagcagctcatttcgtcccatttccaaacttcgtaaaaatttcctggattcaaagatttgagttggttcacttcgtaggccaaggtatgatttccaactgattcgttttgtatattgggttgttagttaaataatttgtatacacctattatattatcatttcgaaTATTAGTTTGTGTAGacttattataaagcataataggtacaagtgataattataatcgtttattagatgaaagacatgtaccgagaggcgttgtggcagaagagaggtcgtcctcgggagttatatccggacgtatctagtaaggatgctcctgttcctcctgaactccccgtgcctaactgtgactgtggcagactggcttgggtacatcaatcacaacatccagacacggctgctcgctgctactacctttgtggcactttggacgtacgtagcttatgacttatcacttaattttgttcgcattcatttttttgtagatatgtaatagtgcatctttccattattttagggacatcagaagtgtttctttttccagtggatcgatggtcctgataaatttgaccctcgatatcttcttttcgttaattggttgagtggaaagacaagtcatgagcgttttaagcgttgggtacctcctcccccgaatcctccaccaatgacggatgaggagaaggaggtagcaacagaaagacggatggactcaccgcctcgatgcgattgtggagaccgtgctgtcatcgacgaagactatgacaagcagttctgttgtccaagcatcgggcacaacaacgacttcttcatgaagctctaccaaaggagcttcaatacgagatgcatttggcatttgtggagacaacccgactggacctccgcaatgactaacaggtaacttttgaacaaccacatccaaacacggtggaaccatcgtcttcacaattcttaaatatatcacccaatcatcttctgaggtaatgtagatcaaccgtcggacaactgttccatatgtaatatgggacaacaaaccctgaattgatattctagggtcgtttatgtcgcaactaatctcctcacaagctcgagccaaaagctggtcaaaagttggtctttcaacgaacaacatggtcacgatcttcataccatcaaaagtaacactcccataagcatctatctccacccttcctccatggtatagtgttactaggctatccatctattgcaaaaatggattactaactcaataatggctacatacttaagcctactaacttactaagtaataaatatatattaactaataaccatatagtaaatattaaatgaacacatcaaacgaaattacataatctataaataatgtacgaaaactatgtatacctgagaacgcgtacgactccagctaacggtggagaaggtcaagtcggtcggacgaacacctacgtacaaaaaaattgtcagtaaaaaatttggcagcacctcccctgtaaagtgatgtttataAAACCTGCGactaaacgacaacacgatggttgccaacacagaaaacatgtaatatcaatgcCCTAAACAAAATGGTAgctatataatcactaagaatttactaaacactaacaatatacTACGCAACAAACTAGCTAACTATTTTAATAAACACTAACAACAAAATAGCTACTATTTACTAAACAATAAATAATTGGATAGCTAACTAATTACTAACCACTAACAAACCCTAACAGTTTACTAACTAagaaattaaaaaaataaaattaCCGGTGGCAGGCAGTGAGCGCGCGGCGGCCGGGGAAGGAGCTGCGGCGAGCAGGCAGCGCGGTGGTCGGGGACGGAGCTGCCGGGGCCCGAGCTCGGCGAGCAGGCTGCGCGGTGGCCGGGGAGCTAGGCGGCGGCCGGCCCAGGCGAGGAAGGAGGGCGGGGCGGGCGACCTCGGctgtgctcgccggagctcgccgAGCGACCGCGGctgtgctcgccggagctcgccgGGCGGAGAGACCGGAGACTAGGGCGGCCGCGCCGCCGGTGAAGGGCGTGCGGGTGGCCGGAGAGAAGGCGACGGCGACGAGGCGGCGGGCGAATTGCTAACGGGCAGAGAGAAAAACAGACGAAACGGGCAGAGAGAAAGGCGTCGGGCGGATatttcctagctcggcgccaagatctgtggcgccgagctaggtgccacgcgGGATGACACGTCacgaagctcggcgccatagcctgtggcgccgagctgtgttagctcggcgccacaggctatggcgccgagctaagggtccaaaactgcatttaaaatttttttaggtctaaacgtgattttacttctgtttaagggctaaaatacaaaaaattcggccgAGGAGGGCACCGCTAGCAGGTGGGCGTGGGCATTCATCGTGTCTGGTTTCAGCGACTGATGAGCTTGAGTATGAGATTGTGTTATGTATGGGCTTATGGCTCAGCTGTGTATGCTCCAGAGCAGTGTCGTCGTTTGTTTATATAGGCAACAAGTATACCGTGGCTCGGCCTCACTATGGCATGCTTTCACATTATGTGCCTTGTGAATATCCATACTATTGTCTGGCATCTTTGTAAATCATACTTGAGGCTCACACGATCATATTTTAGACTCTCTTTGATTTGAGGGATTAAAGATTAGTCCCTAGACTAAAAAACGAAACGGGCCCTTACACATGGCAGCTTCTTCACATGAATTCAGGTAGATATATTATGGACCTATTTTGGACTGCATCAGTTTCACAAGATTTAGTGAAGTTAATAAAGCAGGTCATTATAAGCTTCAGAAAAATTGTGAAAATGAAGTTACAAACTTTTAGAATACATTGAGAGTTATTTTGTTtcttatttagattaaaaatattttttaaaCTGTTTAAATTTATATTATACACTACAGCTTCAAACTGAAGCTAGAATCCAGAGCTGTGCCAAACGAGCCATATAGTCATGGAGATAAAAAAAAAGAGGGGCTGAATTAAACCGCTACAACAATATAATATCATTAAATCATTGACAATAAACATATATAATAGTTTGTATGTTTTAAATTTTAGTAGGGGCTTTATAAATTCGGGAGCGTAGGGGGATGGAGCCTTACCTGCCCCACCGCTAGATCCGTCTCCATATGAATCCTAATAAACTCTTAAAAACTCGATTCACTACAGAAAACTCCACAACTTTCGGTGGTCACACTAAATTTTGACAGCTAAAAATAAGCCATCGATAATAAATGAACTTATTTTAGGTGTTGGCAACTTGCCGCCAAAATTAATTTAATTTTCAACGGCTGACAAGGTGCCACCAAAATTAGTGCATTATAGTCGCCGATCTAGGTTAGCCACCGAAAATTAGATTAATTTTGTCGGCCCACGCAAAACACGCCGAAAATTATCGACGATAGCTTCGCACCCCTACACCTCTTGTGCGCCACTGCGTCCCCTACCCCCTGCGTTTCGTCGCCTGTCCCTGCTTCCCCATGTGCCGCCACGCACCCAGCACCCCCATGCGTCGCCGCTCGCTCGACGACGCCCCCTTCTTTCGCATTCATCATGTCTGATTTCAACAACTGATGTGAGCTTGTGTATGAGATTGTGTTATGTATGGGCTTATGGCTCAGCTGTGTATTCTCTAGTTCGGTGTCGTCGCTTGTTTATAGGTAACAAGTATACCATGGCTCGGCCTTAGTATCGCATGCTTTCACATTATCGACCTTGTGTATATCCATGTTATTGTTTGGCATCTTTGTTTGGCAACTTCtaccaaaaccgagaagtaaattgtgatccccggtctaacacaatcttcttaggcactccatgtagacaaactattcgagccatatataactctgctagcttcgctgccgtgtaattagtcctcacaggtatgaagtaagccacttttgtcagtctgtccacaatcacccaaatggaGTCATACCCTACAGAAGTGCGGGGTagcccaacaatgaaatccatgccaatttcttctcatttccactcaggtatcttcagcggGTGTagtaatccagcaggtctctaatGCTCGGCCTTTACCCTCTAGCAAACATCACATTccgccacatgtgcagcaacatccCTTTTTAGTCCAtatcaccaatacttttgcttcaaatcctggttCATCTTGGTACTACCCGGATGGATGGAATAagctgaatcatgtgcctccttcaatatggtctcACGAAGACTGTCGATCTCAGGAACACAAATtcggttcttgaaccatatcgtgccctgctcatcctccgtgaaatcTGGGCCTCTACCTTCGGTTATCAGATCTTTGATCTCCTGAATTTTAGCATCAACGATCTGACCTTTGTgtatttcttgctctaaggtaggCTCCACTTAAATGGTAATTccctcagtatgagcaactatccctagaTTGAGTTTCTCAAAATCTTCTActaactcatcgggtaactgggtgacaatagctgcatggacatgctccttccgactcaaggcatccgcaaccaaattcgccttgcccagatgataatgaatttccaagtcatagtccttgatgagctccaaccaacggcgttgcctaacgttgagatccttctgagtgaagatatactttaagctcttatgatcagtgtagactcggcacttggtccccataatatagtgtctccaaatcttgagagcatgcatgacagctgccagttctaagt contains these protein-coding regions:
- the LOC103633803 gene encoding 4-hydroxyphenylpyruvate dioxygenase → MPTRRQLPTALRATKTLHPVTPVVTADRAADFAGTDRFHVIDFHHVEFWCADAASAAGRFSFALGVPLAAQSDLTTGNTAHASRLLRSRSGPLAFLFTAPYAAQHGADDDATAASSSSVLPSFSADAARRFAADYGLAVRAVAIRVSDAAEAFRASVDAGARPAFAPAELGHGFVFAEVELYGDAVLRFVSYPDGTDVSFLPGFENVASSSAECPDYGLNRFDHIVGGVPDLAPVAAYIAGFTGFHEFHRVNGNEVGTAESSLNGLVLANSSEHVLLTLLEPVQGTKRRSQIQTFLDHHGGPGVQHLAMASDDLIGTLREIRARSSMGGFELLPPPPPSYYDGVRRLAGDVLSEAQIKECQELGVRVDKGDNGGVVLQIFTKAAGDRPTLLLEFIQRIGCVEIDESGRQYQKGGCGGFAKDNVIHLVKSIEDYDKTLDAPARVAS